The following proteins come from a genomic window of Proteinivorax hydrogeniformans:
- a CDS encoding heparan-alpha-glucosaminide N-acetyltransferase: MEKKRVWEIDFLRAFAVILMIIYHFAYDLYMLGLSDIDFHNGFWYWFQKLSWTFIFVSGISSGFSKNPIKRGIKVFGFGVALTIGSYIFIGNQFILFGVLHLLGFSLICSSFLRRLNKWLLLLISFFIISLNFYVSGLSTDSYWLVPLGIEKTGFRPFDNFPIIPHMGIFTLGLATYKFYYYKRMSIFGFSFENKFVSLIGRHSLLVYFIHQPIILGAMNIYILLFK; this comes from the coding sequence ATGGAAAAAAAGAGAGTTTGGGAGATAGACTTTTTGCGAGCTTTTGCGGTTATACTTATGATAATATATCATTTTGCCTATGACTTATATATGCTGGGACTTTCTGATATTGATTTTCATAATGGCTTTTGGTACTGGTTCCAAAAATTATCCTGGACTTTTATCTTTGTTTCTGGAATAAGTAGTGGATTTAGCAAAAACCCTATAAAAAGAGGAATAAAGGTTTTTGGGTTTGGTGTAGCCCTTACGATAGGTAGCTATATTTTTATTGGAAATCAGTTTATATTATTCGGGGTTTTACATTTGCTGGGTTTTAGCTTAATATGTTCTAGCTTTCTTAGAAGACTGAACAAATGGCTTTTGTTGTTAATTTCCTTTTTTATCATTTCTTTAAATTTCTATGTTTCTGGGCTAAGTACTGATTCATATTGGTTAGTTCCGTTGGGTATTGAAAAAACAGGGTTTAGGCCATTTGATAATTTTCCAATAATTCCTCATATGGGTATTTTTACTTTAGGTTTAGCTACATATAAGTTTTACTACTATAAAAGAATGAGTATTTTTGGATTTAGCTTTGAAAACAAATTTGTATCGTTAATAGGCAGGCACTCTCTGCTAGTGTACTTTATTCACCAGCCAATTATTTTGGGAGCAATGAATATTTATATATTGTTATTTAAATGA
- a CDS encoding AAA family ATPase — protein sequence MKIKKYSCTQFGGLRDIDIYLKDGLNVIVGLNEAGKSTVVEGIYSTLFKKHKLRRQGSDQEFTNRFTPQPNGDFFDGKVEIKLEDKCYSLEKSWGASSYSKMTLENNLVLQEPTSIEAELKKLLKFGEKTYGNIIFSKQKDLKDAISLILKEETTGDLSTILRRVVMELDGVSIDKLKKSINAEYDEIFGRWDIERWQPQNPNKRFQKGVGKLLEKYYQIEDLQEELNLSKALETEITEIRQKIQQLESEKTRLKGEVEKYSKIESDISKRALIEPKLERNKEQETKLKQIILKWPQQEEKLKNIEEKLTQIKADITLEEKQLLELNKLKEKENLGQIITKVKGNKNKLQELKEKLEEIPAITYEDVGLLESLLSKIQTCQTAIKAGKMQGKIISSQEPIKVTKDLEEEKELKPSQGFVAEGYLKISVGDCATIEIQSGEFNFQKLKSEISDSSKELTQKLESLNICSVEEGKLNLERIQQLVKQKENVENEINLLLAEKSYDEIKQRFESLKGINTNRSAVEIESSLTALRDKANQLAAEKISISERLDEWTQEYESDDKLFDKVAELKIELKALQSQVENLVPLPENFKTTDEFLKHITDLRANLDDCHTQIMQLKDKHYSLEKDMPDSSTEETTNVLKNTNDEFKRIEKRGRSLVKVLEVVNEQLKKIDENSFKPLADSFIKYLRAITLDNYNTGQIDNSFNIEIHKQGVPMPLELLSAGTQDCVALALRLAIIEVLYDGNSGFIVLDDCLVDLDPNRKEKAIELIKQFSIKNQFIFTTCNPQTGELLGGNKINLG from the coding sequence ATGAAAATTAAAAAGTACAGCTGCACCCAATTTGGTGGCTTAAGAGATATCGATATATATTTAAAAGATGGTTTAAATGTGATAGTTGGCCTAAATGAGGCGGGTAAAAGTACGGTGGTAGAAGGAATTTACTCCACTTTGTTTAAAAAGCATAAGTTAAGAAGACAGGGAAGCGATCAAGAATTTACAAATAGGTTTACCCCGCAGCCTAACGGAGATTTTTTTGACGGTAAAGTAGAAATTAAGTTGGAAGATAAATGCTACAGCTTAGAAAAGTCCTGGGGAGCTTCAAGTTATAGTAAGATGACACTAGAAAATAATTTGGTTTTACAAGAGCCTACTTCAATTGAAGCTGAACTAAAAAAGTTACTAAAATTTGGCGAAAAAACCTATGGCAATATAATTTTTTCAAAACAAAAGGACTTAAAAGATGCTATTAGTTTGATTTTAAAAGAGGAAACTACTGGGGATTTGAGTACCATTTTAAGAAGGGTAGTGATGGAACTTGACGGTGTTTCCATAGACAAACTAAAAAAGAGCATAAATGCAGAATATGATGAAATATTCGGAAGGTGGGACATAGAAAGGTGGCAGCCCCAAAACCCAAATAAACGCTTTCAAAAAGGAGTAGGTAAGCTTTTAGAAAAATATTATCAAATAGAAGATTTACAAGAAGAGCTAAACCTTAGCAAAGCGTTGGAAACCGAAATAACTGAAATCAGACAGAAAATACAGCAACTCGAAAGTGAAAAAACAAGGTTAAAAGGGGAAGTAGAAAAGTATAGTAAAATCGAATCCGATATCAGCAAAAGGGCGTTAATTGAGCCTAAGTTAGAACGAAATAAAGAACAAGAAACAAAACTAAAACAAATAATTTTAAAGTGGCCACAGCAAGAAGAAAAACTTAAAAATATAGAAGAGAAGCTAACTCAAATAAAAGCTGATATAACATTAGAAGAAAAACAGCTGCTAGAGTTAAATAAATTAAAAGAGAAAGAGAACCTAGGCCAGATAATAACAAAGGTTAAGGGTAATAAAAATAAACTACAAGAATTAAAAGAAAAATTAGAAGAAATTCCAGCTATAACTTACGAGGATGTTGGGCTGTTAGAAAGCCTTTTAAGTAAAATTCAAACATGCCAAACTGCAATAAAAGCTGGCAAAATGCAGGGGAAAATAATAAGTAGCCAAGAGCCAATTAAAGTAACCAAGGACTTAGAAGAGGAAAAAGAGCTTAAGCCTTCACAGGGGTTTGTTGCAGAAGGATATTTAAAGATATCAGTAGGTGATTGTGCGACAATAGAAATTCAGTCTGGAGAATTTAATTTCCAAAAGCTCAAAAGTGAAATCAGTGATTCTAGTAAGGAGCTAACACAAAAACTAGAAAGTCTTAACATCTGTTCTGTAGAAGAAGGTAAGTTAAATTTAGAAAGAATACAGCAGTTAGTAAAACAAAAAGAGAATGTGGAAAATGAAATAAACCTATTATTAGCTGAAAAAAGTTATGATGAAATCAAGCAAAGGTTTGAAAGTTTAAAGGGAATAAATACCAACAGAAGCGCAGTGGAAATTGAATCTAGTTTAACAGCATTAAGGGATAAGGCAAATCAATTAGCTGCAGAAAAAATAAGCATCAGTGAAAGGTTAGATGAATGGACACAAGAGTATGAAAGTGATGATAAACTATTTGATAAAGTTGCGGAATTGAAAATTGAATTGAAAGCGCTGCAAAGTCAAGTAGAAAACCTTGTGCCTCTACCTGAGAATTTTAAAACCACTGACGAATTTTTAAAACACATAACCGACCTAAGGGCAAATTTAGATGACTGCCATACTCAAATAATGCAACTTAAAGATAAACACTATAGCTTAGAGAAAGATATGCCGGATAGCTCTACTGAGGAAACCACTAACGTTTTAAAAAATACTAATGATGAATTTAAGAGGATAGAAAAGCGAGGAAGAAGCTTAGTTAAGGTTTTAGAGGTAGTAAATGAGCAGCTTAAAAAAATAGACGAAAATTCATTTAAACCACTAGCAGATAGTTTTATTAAGTACTTAAGAGCTATAACACTAGACAATTATAATACAGGACAAATAGATAACTCTTTTAACATAGAAATCCATAAGCAAGGAGTTCCTATGCCTTTAGAACTGCTTTCAGCAGGCACACAGGATTGTGTAGCGCTTGCTCTAAGACTTGCAATCATAGAGGTATTATACGATGGTAACAGTGGCTTTATAGTGTTAGATGACTGTCTAGTTGATCTAGATCCAAATCGAAAAGAAAAAGCAATAGAACTGATTAAACAATTTTCCATAAAAAACCAATTTATCTTTACAACATGTAACCCTCAAACAGGAGAGTTATTGGGAGGAAATAAAATAAACCTTGGGTAA
- a CDS encoding phosphatase PAP2 family protein codes for MNTNIKFLLIALGITVISVLFTGMLLNGTFETFDNVINDFLTSIRTPFVEQMMIAITALGGTKVSFILTVAAIGTLLYKKRFYLNFLLINAMGGGVIITYIIKKAVARERIAETAYMNIWGFFTDRISYSYPSGHSVKALLFFAIIAYFIYLEVDDKKLKGLGIFIASLTTLLIGLGQVILERHYITDVIGGFLIALAWVALCIAFTGPLIRWVWDKFSLNFKRSIEKLVSLW; via the coding sequence ATGAATACAAATATTAAGTTTTTGTTGATTGCTTTGGGGATAACAGTAATATCGGTGCTATTTACTGGTATGCTGCTTAACGGCACCTTTGAAACTTTTGATAATGTTATAAATGATTTTTTAACCTCAATAAGAACTCCATTTGTTGAACAAATGATGATTGCTATCACAGCTTTAGGCGGGACCAAAGTGAGTTTTATTTTAACTGTAGCAGCTATAGGCACTCTGTTGTATAAAAAAAGGTTTTACTTAAACTTTCTGCTTATAAATGCAATGGGTGGCGGTGTGATCATTACATATATTATCAAAAAAGCTGTAGCCAGAGAACGTATTGCTGAAACAGCGTATATGAATATTTGGGGCTTTTTCACCGACCGTATTTCTTATAGCTATCCTAGTGGACATTCCGTAAAAGCACTGCTGTTTTTTGCGATAATTGCATACTTTATTTATCTGGAAGTAGATGATAAAAAACTTAAGGGTTTAGGAATATTTATTGCTTCATTAACTACCCTACTCATTGGTTTAGGACAGGTTATTCTAGAAAGACATTATATTACCGATGTTATTGGTGGCTTTTTAATCGCTCTAGCATGGGTTGCCCTTTGTATAGCATTTACCGGTCCTTTAATAAGATGGGTTTGGGATAAGTTCTCGCTAAATTTTAAGAGAAGTATTGAAAAATTAGTCAGTTTATGGTAG
- a CDS encoding HD-GYP domain-containing protein, translated as MRFVPVNCVREGMKLGKTLLGENGQVLLSQGVVLKGYYIEKIKQIGYNGIYIEDEITDNIYVTGIISDSLKIKTVKNLKEFFSSAHRDSNSLEYENVQKSVEMIVDEILENKNLMVNMVDLKVFDNYTFYHSVNVAVLSIVIGVGLGLSRQKLYELGLAALLHDIGKVFIPKEVLNKGERLNKEELDIIKQHTQIGYDYLKKKYDVPVLAYLGALQHHERYDGEGYPNKLAKDKISLYGRIISVSDVYDALTSDRPYRPALSPSEGMEYILGGGGTMFDPEIVEIFSKKVAPYPAGTKVRLSNGLTAMVMQNFEDACIRPLVKVIEKDDSWELDLRDRQCYSITIEDIAKTG; from the coding sequence ATGAGATTTGTGCCAGTTAACTGCGTAAGAGAAGGCATGAAATTAGGCAAAACATTATTAGGCGAAAACGGACAAGTCCTGTTAAGTCAAGGTGTAGTGCTAAAAGGTTATTATATAGAAAAAATAAAACAAATTGGATATAATGGCATTTACATAGAAGATGAAATAACAGACAATATATATGTTACTGGGATTATAAGTGACAGCCTTAAGATTAAAACTGTAAAAAACTTAAAAGAATTTTTTTCAAGTGCCCACCGAGACTCTAACAGCTTAGAGTATGAAAATGTGCAAAAGAGTGTTGAAATGATTGTAGATGAAATTTTAGAAAATAAAAATTTAATGGTAAATATGGTGGATCTAAAAGTATTCGACAATTACACATTTTATCACTCTGTCAATGTAGCTGTTTTATCGATTGTAATCGGGGTTGGACTAGGACTAAGTCGTCAAAAATTATATGAACTGGGTTTAGCCGCTCTACTTCATGACATTGGAAAGGTTTTTATTCCAAAAGAGGTATTAAATAAGGGAGAAAGGTTAAATAAAGAAGAACTGGACATAATCAAACAGCACACCCAAATCGGGTATGATTATTTAAAGAAAAAATATGATGTGCCAGTTTTAGCTTATTTGGGTGCATTACAACATCATGAAAGATATGATGGCGAGGGATATCCAAACAAGCTAGCTAAAGACAAAATTTCTTTGTATGGTAGAATTATATCAGTGTCGGATGTTTATGACGCTTTGACATCAGATAGACCTTACCGCCCTGCACTTTCTCCTTCAGAAGGAATGGAGTACATATTGGGAGGCGGAGGCACTATGTTCGATCCAGAGATTGTAGAGATTTTTTCAAAAAAAGTGGCACCCTACCCAGCAGGTACCAAGGTGAGGTTGAGTAACGGATTAACAGCAATGGTAATGCAAAACTTTGAAGATGCCTGTATTAGACCACTTGTTAAAGTGATTGAAAAAGATGATAGTTGGGAATTAGACCTTCGAGACAGGCAATGTTATTCGATCACCATTGAGGATATTGCCAAGACAGGTTAA